One window from the genome of Coleofasciculus chthonoplastes PCC 7420 encodes:
- a CDS encoding NUDIX hydrolase yields the protein MSERGIKPSNQPALADFKVSVDTVIFSVDTQQNRVLVLLIMRRDDPFSGQWSLPGTLVRQGESLEDAAHRVLVEKIRVNNLYLEQLYTFGGPHRDPRESPKSFGVRYLSVSYFALVRFEEAQFIAEGVSGIAWYPVKQIPSLAFDHGKIIEYGYQRLRNKLEYSPVAFDVLPDVFTLSDLYQLYTTVLGENFSDYSNFRTRLLKLGFLADTGLKASRGAGRPASLYRFDAEAFAPLKDKPLVFL from the coding sequence ATGTCAGAACGCGGCATCAAACCGAGCAACCAACCAGCGTTAGCTGATTTCAAAGTCAGTGTTGACACTGTTATTTTCTCTGTCGATACTCAACAAAACCGCGTCTTGGTGCTATTAATCATGCGCCGGGATGACCCTTTTTCCGGTCAGTGGAGTTTACCGGGAACGCTGGTGCGCCAAGGAGAATCCCTAGAAGATGCTGCCCATCGGGTTCTGGTGGAAAAAATTCGGGTGAATAATCTCTACTTGGAACAACTCTACACCTTTGGTGGTCCGCATCGCGATCCTAGGGAATCCCCAAAAAGCTTTGGCGTTCGTTACCTATCGGTTAGCTACTTTGCCTTAGTTCGGTTTGAAGAAGCACAGTTCATTGCTGAGGGAGTGAGTGGTATTGCGTGGTATCCGGTTAAGCAAATACCGTCCTTAGCCTTCGATCATGGCAAAATTATCGAGTATGGATATCAGCGTTTGCGGAATAAGTTGGAGTATAGTCCTGTCGCGTTTGATGTATTACCCGATGTTTTTACGCTCAGTGACCTCTATCAACTCTATACTACTGTTTTAGGCGAAAACTTCTCGGATTATTCTAACTTCCGCACCCGTTTGTTGAAGTTAGGTTTTTTAGCCGATACGGGTCTAAAAGCCTCACGGGGAGCAGGGCGTCCAGCGTCTTTATATCGGTTTGATGCTGAGGCGTTTGCGCCGTTGAAGGATAAGCCGCTGGTTTTTCTGTGA
- a CDS encoding nicotinate-nucleotide adenylyltransferase: MTTIALFGTSADPPTAAHKTILRWLSHHYDKVAVWASDNPFKSHQTSLEHRKRMLEVLISEIETQPNDIGVHEELSRSRTLETLAKAKEIWGDEVDYTLVVGSDLVNQIPRWYQIEELLSQVQLLVVPRPGYDIDETGVKRLRQLGTQVAIADLDVPGVSSTAYREKGDPDVITPSVQEYINREKLYA, encoded by the coding sequence ATGACAACAATTGCCTTATTCGGAACCAGTGCTGATCCACCCACTGCAGCCCATAAAACCATTCTCAGATGGTTGTCCCATCACTACGATAAAGTCGCTGTCTGGGCATCAGATAATCCGTTTAAGTCTCACCAAACCTCCCTAGAACACCGCAAGCGGATGTTAGAGGTGTTAATTTCCGAAATTGAAACACAGCCTAATGATATTGGCGTACATGAGGAGTTGAGTCGTAGCAGAACCCTAGAAACGTTAGCCAAAGCCAAGGAAATTTGGGGGGATGAGGTGGACTATACTCTCGTAGTGGGTTCGGATTTAGTCAATCAGATACCCCGTTGGTATCAGATTGAAGAATTACTCAGTCAGGTACAGTTACTGGTTGTACCGCGTCCCGGTTATGACATAGACGAAACGGGAGTAAAACGATTAAGGCAGCTTGGTACTCAGGTTGCGATCGCGGATCTGGATGTTCCTGGAGTGTCCTCCACAGCCTATCGTGAAAAAGGAGACCCAGATGTCATAACCCCTTCTGTTCAAGAGTATATCAATCGCGAAAAATTGTACGCTTGA
- a CDS encoding DUF2237 family protein has product MANSKNVLGTELETCCTSPMTGFYRDGKCNTGGGDFGAHVVCAQVTEEFLEFTKQRGNDLSTPVPGFNFPGLKPGDRWCLCASRWQEALEAGAAPPVVLSATHASALEYVSLSELKQHALDAQDA; this is encoded by the coding sequence ATGGCTAACTCAAAAAACGTCCTGGGTACAGAACTAGAAACCTGTTGCACATCTCCCATGACCGGATTTTACCGGGATGGGAAATGCAATACTGGAGGCGGTGACTTTGGCGCTCACGTTGTTTGCGCTCAAGTTACCGAAGAGTTTCTGGAATTTACCAAACAGCGTGGGAATGACTTGAGTACACCCGTTCCCGGATTTAATTTTCCCGGTTTAAAACCAGGCGATCGCTGGTGTCTATGTGCCTCTCGCTGGCAAGAAGCCCTGGAAGCTGGCGCTGCACCTCCTGTGGTTTTGTCTGCTACTCATGCATCGGCTCTAGAATATGTTTCCTTAAGTGAACTTAAACAACATGCTCTTGATGCTCAAGATGCCTAA